A window of the Clupea harengus chromosome 8, Ch_v2.0.2, whole genome shotgun sequence genome harbors these coding sequences:
- the LOC105905381 gene encoding olfactory receptor 10G4-like: MGATNNTTVRVSEFIITGFDHLSHQKLLGSIILITYVLILFFCSINVGIVVADRRLHSPMYIFICNLAIVDIMFSTSCSVTMIAVVLAEMKTISYNSCITSMHIYHLGDVTSCLAITLMAVDRMIAISLPLRYNSILTNTRSIMLIVAAWIIAMGSMVPITLTADSVPYCQPVIRYVFCDYPAMIRAACVDPEPYFQIPVLIGKWLWLLAGHFTLIFLTYVVIIYTVLRLKDKGSRKKMFSTCSSHVIVVSTYYAPKIVSILLTRIGVKLNLTERNAVIIVASVLPPLINPVTYCLTTKELRTRLINLLTEKRV; this comes from the coding sequence ATGGGAGCAACAAATAATACAACTGTGAGGGTGTCTGAGTTCATCATAACAGGCTTTGATCACCTTTCACATCAGAAACTGCTTGGCTCCATCATCCTTATTACGTATGTTCTCATACTGTTTTTCTGCAGCATAAATGTGGGTATAGTAGTTGCAGACAGACGTTTGCACTCACCAATGTACATATTCATTTGCAACTTAGCCATTGTGGACATCATGTTTAGTACCAGCTGTAGCGTAACAATGATAGCTGTGGTTCTTGCAGAAATGAAAACCATTTCCTATAATTCTTGCATCACTAGTATGCACATCTACCATCTTGGGGATGTCACTTCTTGTCTAGCGATAACCTTGATGGCTGTGGACCGAATGATTGCAATTAGCCTGCCTCTGAGGtacaacagcatcctcacaaacacacgcagtaTCATGCTCATTGTGGCTGCCTGGATAATAGCAATGGGATCAATGGTTCCTATTACATTAACAGCAGACAGCGTTCCATACTGTCAACCCGTAATAAGATATGTGTTTTGTGACTATCCTGCAATGATAAGAGCTGCATGTGTGGACCCTGAGCCTTATTTTCAGATTCCAGTACTCATAGGCAAGTGGCTGTGGCTTTTGGCTGGACATTTTACGCTGATTTTCTTGACATATGTTGTTATTATCTACACTGTTCTGAGACTCAAAGACAAGGGAAGCAGGAAGAAAATGTTTAGTACTTGTAGTTCACATGTCATTGTGGTTTCCACTTACTACGCACCCAAAATAGTATCTATTTTGCTCACTAGAATAGGTGTGAAACTTAACCTGACTGAAAGAAATGCTGTGATTATTGTGGCTTCGGTGCTGCCACCTCTCATCAACCCTGTAACTTACTGTCTAACAACAAAAGAACTGAGAACACGGCTGATAAACCTGTTGACTGAAAaacgtgtgtga